In Litoribrevibacter albus, a single window of DNA contains:
- a CDS encoding glutaredoxin family protein, giving the protein MNSKIILGVLLIGLFVYQKRDAIDVYLNPPPPSVIEQRAAEFADRHTEPVVLYATSWCGYCAKARALFEEQGIAYFEYDIEESAVGDEQYKALGGNGVPLMIVNNQVIQGFKKKRILSALN; this is encoded by the coding sequence ATGAACAGCAAAATTATTTTAGGCGTGCTTTTGATTGGGCTGTTTGTCTATCAAAAGCGTGATGCCATTGATGTCTATCTCAACCCGCCACCACCAAGTGTGATTGAACAACGTGCTGCCGAGTTTGCTGATCGCCATACAGAGCCGGTGGTTCTGTATGCCACCTCATGGTGTGGTTATTGTGCTAAGGCGCGAGCTTTGTTTGAAGAGCAGGGCATTGCGTATTTTGAATACGATATTGAAGAATCTGCGGTTGGGGATGAACAATACAAGGCATTGGGTGGTAACGGTGTCCCCTTGATGATTGTGAACAATCAGGTCATTCAAGGATTTAAGAAGAAGCGGATTCTAAGTGCTCTGAATTAA
- a CDS encoding helix-turn-helix transcriptional regulator, with the protein MNKVSQESVFDSLDKSNAELLANQDINQHLKVAYWANTQDRVVYNADQVHTLSFYLEGGEGSKRLDIQSGHGHSGSLCLFPQYHHSVWEITSPFKFAHLYFSDESIKQFASTTLDMEPRLIEIPELTFHDDQQLVALARQLFLTSDTSSLCYQQNTLEIFRYLLSDTQYCLNKHLKLTGGLSPKALILVKDYIHQHFDQSISIADLSDQANLSDFHLLRMFKQSTGFTPNDYVNHVRVEAVKKNLATNSALSQIAQECGFSNQSHMNRTFKKWTGLTPGQFRSAVKN; encoded by the coding sequence ATGAATAAAGTCAGCCAGGAATCCGTATTTGATAGTTTGGACAAGTCCAATGCTGAACTCTTGGCGAACCAAGACATCAACCAACACTTAAAAGTGGCTTACTGGGCAAATACCCAAGATCGGGTGGTCTATAACGCAGATCAGGTACATACCCTGAGCTTTTATCTGGAAGGTGGGGAAGGTTCCAAACGACTTGATATTCAAAGCGGTCATGGTCATTCCGGCAGTCTCTGCTTATTCCCTCAGTACCATCACTCTGTGTGGGAGATTACCTCCCCCTTTAAATTCGCACACCTATACTTCAGTGACGAATCGATCAAACAATTTGCAAGTACCACCCTGGATATGGAACCTCGATTAATTGAGATTCCTGAATTGACCTTCCATGATGATCAACAACTCGTGGCGTTGGCTCGCCAATTGTTTTTAACGTCAGATACATCCTCACTTTGCTATCAGCAGAATACGTTAGAAATCTTCCGATACCTGTTATCCGACACTCAGTATTGCCTGAACAAGCATCTGAAATTAACGGGGGGCCTAAGCCCCAAAGCACTTATTCTGGTGAAAGACTATATTCATCAGCACTTCGATCAGAGCATCTCCATTGCGGATCTTTCCGATCAGGCGAATCTCAGTGACTTCCACCTGCTTCGTATGTTCAAACAATCCACGGGATTCACGCCAAACGATTACGTGAATCACGTGCGCGTCGAAGCGGTGAAAAAGAACTTAGCGACTAACAGCGCCTTGAGCCAAATTGCACAGGAATGCGGATTCAGTAACCAAAGCCACATGAATCGCACCTTCAAAAAATGGACGGGACTAACACCCGGTCAGTTCCGATCTGCAGTCAAAAATTGA
- a CDS encoding GlxA family transcriptional regulator, with the protein MNAPINSKPAGTSNLRTVPQATHETGSKHRVRPLHVTVMMAPYSSSSSITTTLEMFDSANAMDWFNQRRNKESQSTQLFQMETASFDGGPVQCTGGVTLTPSKALDDIGQTDLIIVPGFMFNILPVLHTLQPYSDWLKTKAEQGANVASICTGAFVVAEAGLLDGRLATTHWMFLRQFQRRYPQVIIKDDYTVTDDQGFYCSGGASSAIDLLIYLIRCFGSPELASECSRKLLVDTSRRTQTPYVQYNFKRNHEDQEILQVQEWLEQNYHQDIVFDDVAVLFNFGVRNFIRRFKNATGDTPNQYLQNLRIERAKFLLETTKNNFDQITYQIGYEDSNSFRRLFKTRVGIGPADYRKKFQF; encoded by the coding sequence GTGAATGCGCCTATAAATTCCAAACCTGCCGGTACCTCTAACCTAAGAACAGTACCTCAAGCCACTCATGAAACTGGTTCAAAACATCGGGTGCGTCCCCTGCATGTGACCGTAATGATGGCGCCGTACTCTTCTTCAAGCAGCATTACCACTACCTTGGAGATGTTTGACAGTGCCAATGCTATGGACTGGTTCAACCAACGGAGAAATAAGGAGTCTCAATCAACGCAGCTGTTTCAAATGGAAACGGCCTCGTTTGATGGCGGGCCGGTTCAATGTACCGGTGGGGTAACATTGACGCCTTCAAAGGCGCTGGATGATATCGGGCAAACCGATCTGATCATAGTGCCAGGTTTTATGTTTAACATTCTCCCGGTATTGCATACCCTTCAACCCTACAGTGATTGGCTTAAAACAAAAGCTGAGCAAGGTGCGAATGTGGCTTCTATTTGTACCGGCGCGTTTGTGGTGGCGGAAGCTGGCTTGTTGGATGGGCGATTAGCCACCACTCATTGGATGTTTCTGAGACAATTTCAGCGACGTTACCCACAGGTGATCATCAAAGATGATTATACGGTGACTGATGATCAGGGCTTTTATTGCTCGGGTGGCGCTTCATCGGCCATTGATTTGTTGATCTACTTAATCCGCTGTTTTGGCTCGCCGGAGTTGGCTTCGGAATGCTCCCGAAAATTATTGGTAGATACCAGTCGTCGCACGCAAACGCCCTATGTGCAGTACAACTTCAAGCGGAATCATGAAGATCAGGAAATTCTGCAGGTACAGGAATGGTTGGAGCAGAACTACCATCAAGACATCGTGTTTGACGATGTTGCTGTGTTATTCAACTTTGGCGTCCGCAACTTTATTCGACGTTTCAAGAACGCCACAGGGGATACGCCCAATCAGTATTTGCAGAACCTGAGAATTGAACGGGCCAAGTTCTTATTGGAAACCACCAAAAACAATTTTGACCAGATTACTTACCAAATTGGCTATGAAGACAGTAACTCCTTCCGGCGACTGTTCAAAACCCGGGTGGGTATTGGGCCAGCCGACTATCGGAAGAAGTTTCAGTTTTAA
- a CDS encoding cytochrome C oxidase subunit IV family protein has translation MADLSDRNTEQSVISVKKVTWVWFFLVLATLLAAVIGSAGHAGMLGAVVTLGLLIAKSQLVVDHFMELRHVDWHWRLLLSAYSVVIGGLVLLAYWMSISA, from the coding sequence ATGGCGGATTTGTCTGATAGAAATACTGAGCAGAGTGTGATCAGTGTTAAGAAAGTCACTTGGGTTTGGTTCTTTCTCGTGCTCGCCACCTTATTAGCGGCGGTGATTGGCAGTGCCGGTCATGCCGGTATGTTAGGCGCAGTGGTTACCTTGGGCTTGTTGATTGCTAAAAGTCAGCTGGTGGTCGATCACTTTATGGAGTTAAGGCATGTCGATTGGCATTGGCGATTGCTGTTGTCGGCTTATTCTGTGGTCATAGGCGGTTTGGTGTTATTGGCTTACTGGATGAGTATTTCGGCATAA
- a CDS encoding MFS transporter produces the protein MTSQARLSLTALFITSSIIWISGNGILPLLPIYAESLGANNFEIGLYLAFSYACLAMGAVVAAKTVHSQHSAKQIMVISGALSIPIIFCVGQARSLYELVAFTSLIWLLGGAGFSALNSMMAKLTDHKHRGKVMGLLAITSPIGSVIGGAFSGPIVDLWGFDALFFTLALINMLWPVCGLMVRTDESITTIEIKTPTRVGSTVYLPRVKQQQHWNYQLISAASLSYMSYYIALLATSLIMKDAGYSATEISSTAIIGGLAAIPFIYGASHASDIFGRKAFWIFSNLIGAIALILLSVAESIVTFWIAAFMIRFLSSGSRSIGSAWIIDLCSPNRTIEPTGHRVHTETLVRYAPSINFLKNQWVSIQGTHIKSNAFSEEKALALISATPWIGGIMGYLAYGSASLTFTASSLLITAVVIPLLSIGLVLTIKHSPFT, from the coding sequence ATGACCTCACAAGCACGACTTTCACTGACTGCGCTGTTTATCACCAGCTCGATTATCTGGATCAGCGGGAATGGCATTCTTCCGTTGTTACCCATTTATGCCGAATCGTTAGGCGCGAATAACTTTGAAATCGGGTTGTATCTGGCCTTCTCCTATGCCTGCCTGGCAATGGGGGCTGTTGTGGCGGCTAAGACAGTTCACTCCCAGCACAGCGCAAAACAGATTATGGTCATCAGTGGTGCCCTATCCATCCCGATTATCTTCTGCGTTGGGCAAGCCCGCTCACTTTACGAGCTGGTCGCGTTTACCTCCCTGATCTGGTTGCTCGGGGGCGCAGGGTTCAGTGCATTGAATAGCATGATGGCCAAATTGACCGATCATAAGCATCGGGGCAAAGTCATGGGTCTGTTAGCCATCACCAGCCCGATCGGATCGGTCATCGGTGGGGCATTCTCGGGGCCAATCGTAGATCTCTGGGGCTTTGATGCACTGTTTTTCACACTCGCCCTAATCAATATGTTGTGGCCGGTGTGCGGACTTATGGTTCGCACTGATGAGTCCATAACCACCATCGAGATTAAGACCCCTACTCGTGTTGGATCAACAGTGTATCTGCCACGAGTAAAACAACAGCAGCATTGGAATTACCAACTGATTTCAGCGGCGTCGTTGTCGTACATGAGTTATTACATTGCGTTATTGGCCACCTCGTTGATCATGAAGGATGCTGGTTATTCAGCCACCGAAATTTCCAGCACCGCGATCATCGGGGGTTTAGCCGCCATCCCCTTTATATATGGTGCCTCCCATGCTTCAGACATCTTCGGACGCAAAGCCTTTTGGATTTTCAGTAACCTGATTGGCGCCATTGCCCTGATATTACTGTCGGTGGCTGAGTCCATCGTAACCTTCTGGATAGCCGCATTTATGATTCGTTTCCTCTCCTCAGGCAGCCGAAGCATCGGCAGTGCCTGGATCATTGATCTCTGCTCCCCCAATCGAACCATAGAACCGACAGGCCATAGAGTGCACACCGAAACACTTGTTCGATATGCCCCGAGCATCAATTTCCTGAAAAATCAGTGGGTATCCATCCAAGGAACACACATAAAAAGCAACGCATTCAGTGAAGAAAAAGCGCTGGCCTTGATCAGTGCTACCCCTTGGATTGGAGGGATTATGGGTTACTTAGCGTATGGCAGTGCCAGCCTTACCTTCACAGCTTCAAGTTTATTGATCACGGCCGTAGTCATACCGCTGCTAAGCATAGGTTTGGTGTTAACCATTAAGCATTCACCTTTTACTTAG
- a CDS encoding LysR family transcriptional regulator: MNNWDDIRYFLAVARKGSVSSAAKVLGVNHSTVSRRIQAFEEKHGVRLFDRQRDGYVMTAAADAIYEQALEMETLSLSVSRTLLGQDQRLEGVINLTMSHDIYECLLAEPLSRFRAQYPGIKINMRVTDTLLNMVNREADISVRKTGNPPDMLVGKKVCRMQHGIYASKDFDLACLKDPDYVVPIIVWEDEQETPEWAATLFPNSEIVMWVDDLASMYSAVRSGMGVARIACYYPELLMSAGRETPDQLIQQLPFAQAPSEWGVWVLNHVDLRKTARIQTLRKFLINELEGHRALFETSRYT, translated from the coding sequence ATGAATAATTGGGATGACATACGGTATTTCCTGGCCGTTGCCCGTAAAGGCAGCGTCTCGTCAGCAGCCAAGGTGCTGGGCGTGAATCATTCAACGGTTTCTCGTCGGATTCAGGCGTTCGAAGAAAAGCACGGTGTGCGTTTGTTTGATCGTCAACGCGACGGCTATGTGATGACGGCAGCGGCCGATGCGATTTATGAACAAGCTTTGGAGATGGAGACGCTGAGTCTCAGTGTCTCCCGGACGTTGTTAGGGCAGGATCAGCGGCTGGAAGGGGTGATCAATCTCACCATGTCTCACGATATTTATGAATGCTTATTGGCCGAACCGTTATCGCGTTTCCGAGCTCAATACCCTGGCATTAAGATCAATATGAGAGTCACCGATACCTTATTGAATATGGTGAACCGTGAAGCGGATATTTCGGTGCGTAAAACCGGTAACCCGCCTGACATGCTGGTGGGAAAAAAGGTCTGTCGAATGCAGCATGGCATCTATGCTTCAAAAGATTTTGATCTTGCTTGTCTGAAAGACCCGGATTATGTGGTTCCGATCATCGTCTGGGAGGATGAGCAGGAGACCCCGGAATGGGCGGCAACGTTGTTTCCGAACAGTGAAATCGTGATGTGGGTAGACGACCTTGCCAGTATGTACTCGGCGGTTCGATCTGGCATGGGGGTCGCCCGCATTGCCTGCTATTACCCAGAGCTATTGATGAGCGCTGGTCGTGAAACGCCGGATCAATTGATTCAGCAGTTACCTTTTGCTCAAGCGCCTTCGGAGTGGGGGGTATGGGTATTAAACCATGTGGACTTGCGTAAAACGGCACGCATACAAACCTTACGGAAATTTCTGATTAATGAGCTGGAAGGGCATCGTGCTTTGTTTGAAACCAGTCGCTACACCTGA
- a CDS encoding cupin domain-containing protein — protein sequence MKLSFTHVVALAVPVLVSASFMHANATVSKEHQITSTKLLSANFDAREVVQIEAGSFHFLPGQVAPLHTHQAPAIGYVAKGSILYQVEGEQPVLLKAGDAFYEPTGSNILRFDNASATDKAVFIDFNFQQKNEPFIVFETPPTEAIDRRALPTVSLTNSTLTGQTIDEVNVFHTELTPNSQHKLQPNLPVVGYVAKGTIKVRRPGKIIDRFIAGESYHIPANQAVTLYSASPDIAAEVISFEMKR from the coding sequence ATGAAACTTTCATTCACTCACGTAGTAGCCCTTGCTGTTCCTGTATTGGTCTCTGCCAGTTTCATGCACGCCAATGCAACAGTCAGCAAAGAACACCAAATCACATCAACAAAACTGCTTAGTGCGAATTTTGATGCAAGAGAGGTTGTCCAGATTGAAGCAGGAAGTTTCCACTTCTTACCAGGACAAGTAGCGCCGTTACATACCCATCAGGCGCCCGCCATCGGCTACGTTGCAAAGGGATCGATTTTATATCAAGTAGAGGGAGAACAACCTGTGCTGTTGAAAGCGGGGGACGCCTTCTATGAGCCTACCGGGTCAAACATTCTTCGGTTTGATAACGCCTCAGCCACCGACAAAGCAGTCTTCATTGATTTTAATTTCCAACAAAAGAATGAGCCATTTATCGTCTTTGAAACACCCCCCACTGAAGCCATCGACCGTCGGGCACTGCCAACAGTGAGTTTGACCAACAGCACTCTTACCGGTCAGACCATTGATGAAGTGAACGTGTTTCATACAGAGCTAACACCGAACTCTCAACACAAACTCCAACCGAACTTACCTGTCGTGGGCTACGTTGCAAAAGGCACTATCAAAGTCCGACGTCCCGGCAAAATCATTGATCGGTTCATTGCCGGAGAGAGTTACCACATCCCGGCCAATCAAGCGGTCACACTGTACAGTGCATCGCCTGACATTGCGGCGGAAGTGATTAGCTTTGAGATGAAACGCTAG
- a CDS encoding cytochrome c oxidase subunit 3 family protein yields MTYTSPQTTPQALAGDELLKTSKPLPGDLAIWFFILAELAVFSIFFVAYAFVRLNNLEMFQEGFHHLNRTAGVINTLALITSSYFVVRAVIEAHQGNQRGCSRWLNWALVCGAVYVVVKLWEYSETLDAGFSLHTNTFYMFYFFLTFFHFAHVLLGMVVLAILSFKSRQGAYSGEEVAVVESGASYWHMIDLLWIILFPLVYVLH; encoded by the coding sequence ATGACATACACCTCTCCTCAAACGACACCTCAAGCATTGGCAGGTGATGAGTTATTGAAGACAAGCAAACCACTACCGGGTGATTTGGCGATTTGGTTTTTCATCCTGGCGGAATTGGCGGTGTTCTCTATTTTCTTTGTGGCCTATGCCTTTGTTCGTCTTAACAACTTGGAGATGTTTCAGGAAGGCTTTCATCATCTCAACAGAACTGCTGGTGTGATTAACACCTTGGCGTTAATCACCAGCAGCTACTTTGTTGTTCGGGCAGTGATTGAAGCGCATCAAGGCAATCAAAGAGGGTGTTCTCGTTGGCTGAATTGGGCGCTGGTGTGCGGTGCTGTGTATGTGGTGGTGAAACTTTGGGAGTATTCGGAAACATTAGATGCGGGCTTTAGCCTCCATACCAACACCTTTTATATGTTTTATTTCTTCCTGACGTTTTTCCATTTTGCGCATGTGTTATTGGGCATGGTGGTTTTAGCCATCTTGTCGTTCAAGTCTCGTCAGGGCGCCTATTCTGGTGAGGAAGTGGCGGTCGTTGAGAGTGGTGCTTCGTACTGGCATATGATCGATCTGCTTTGGATCATTCTCTTCCCTCTGGTTTATGTACTGCATTAA
- a CDS encoding glutamine synthetase family protein: MSSRNQHWLTELPDAFQTYQNGRNVDEVECIVPDLAGMSRGKAMPIKKFSPDHETYLPISIFYQTITGEDVELDIDDQWAESDIVLKPDMSTAKAVPWAKEATLQVIHDLFYRDGKPVELAPRNVLKHVIELYRKQGWEPVVAPELEFYLINPNLDANEPIQPPIGRTGRQGAGRQSYSMSAVDEYGPVIDTIYNYAEDAGLTIDTVIQEDGAGQVEINLTHGDPVHLADQVFFFKRIIKEAALNHGMFATFMAKPMKEQPGSAMHVHQSVVDMESGNNIFSDTDGNATETFMHFIGGSQKYMPLVMPLIAPYVNSYRRFESDTNSSAPTNVEWGYDNRATGLRVPVSGAQDRRLENRVIGVDCNPYLAIAASLACGYLGIMEKIQPSKPVTGELEESDFAIPTTLDHALNLFHNAPAIREVLGRSFSMVYEEVKLAEVRQFHREISPWEREHLLLNV, translated from the coding sequence ATGAGTTCTCGAAACCAACATTGGCTGACAGAATTACCCGATGCCTTCCAGACCTATCAAAATGGCCGTAATGTGGATGAGGTTGAGTGTATCGTTCCTGATCTGGCCGGTATGTCACGTGGTAAGGCGATGCCGATTAAGAAGTTCAGTCCTGACCATGAAACCTACCTGCCCATCTCCATCTTTTATCAAACCATTACCGGCGAAGACGTCGAGCTGGACATCGACGACCAATGGGCCGAAAGCGATATTGTTCTTAAGCCGGACATGAGCACCGCCAAAGCTGTGCCTTGGGCTAAAGAAGCGACCTTGCAGGTCATTCATGATTTGTTTTATCGGGATGGTAAGCCGGTGGAACTGGCCCCCAGAAACGTCTTAAAACATGTCATCGAGCTATACCGAAAACAAGGCTGGGAGCCCGTTGTTGCGCCTGAGCTGGAATTTTATTTGATTAATCCGAATCTGGATGCCAATGAGCCAATTCAACCACCGATCGGTCGAACCGGTCGACAAGGTGCCGGGCGTCAATCCTACTCAATGTCTGCCGTGGACGAGTATGGCCCGGTGATTGATACCATCTACAACTACGCCGAAGATGCTGGCTTAACCATTGATACCGTGATTCAGGAAGACGGTGCCGGCCAGGTAGAGATCAATCTCACTCATGGTGATCCGGTGCATTTAGCCGATCAGGTGTTCTTCTTCAAACGTATCATTAAGGAAGCGGCACTGAATCATGGGATGTTTGCCACCTTCATGGCGAAACCGATGAAGGAACAACCCGGCTCTGCGATGCATGTTCATCAAAGTGTGGTGGATATGGAAAGCGGTAATAACATCTTCAGCGATACTGATGGCAATGCCACTGAAACCTTTATGCATTTCATCGGGGGCAGTCAAAAGTACATGCCGTTGGTGATGCCTCTGATCGCGCCGTATGTGAACAGCTACCGTCGCTTTGAATCCGATACCAATTCCAGTGCACCCACCAATGTGGAATGGGGATACGACAACCGAGCCACAGGTTTGCGCGTTCCCGTCTCTGGTGCTCAGGATCGTCGCCTTGAAAATCGGGTGATTGGTGTGGACTGCAATCCCTATCTAGCCATTGCGGCCAGTCTCGCGTGTGGCTATTTAGGCATCATGGAAAAAATTCAACCCAGCAAACCCGTGACCGGTGAGTTGGAAGAAAGTGACTTCGCAATTCCTACTACGCTCGATCATGCGCTGAACCTGTTCCACAATGCGCCTGCCATTCGGGAGGTATTAGGTCGATCCTTCTCTATGGTGTACGAGGAAGTTAAACTGGCAGAAGTTCGTCAGTTCCATCGTGAAATCTCCCCTTGGGAACGCGAGCACCTACTGTTGAACGTATAG